The following proteins are co-located in the Mauremys reevesii isolate NIE-2019 linkage group 23, ASM1616193v1, whole genome shotgun sequence genome:
- the YRDC gene encoding yrdC domain-containing protein, mitochondrial, translating to MLGWQEALAAAVAALREGGLVAVPTDTVYGVACLAQSSPAVRKIYSLKGRNGGKPLAICLGEVEHIYRYCHVNVPEELLRDLLPGPVTLVLQRSEGLNKDLNPFTSLVGVRIPNHAFIREVAQACSGPLALTSANISTRESTLTVSEFQDLWPQLSLVIDGGAIGDIQSPECRLGSTVVDLSVSGKYTVIRPGCALTPTVEILGKKYGLTSEPSCS from the exons ATGCTGG gctggcaggaggcgctCGCTGCCGCCGTGGCCGCGCTGCGGGAGGGCGGCCTGGTAGCGGTCCCGACCGACACCGTCTACGGGGTCGCGTGTCTGGCCCAGAGTTCCCCGGCGGTTCGGAAGATCTACAGCCTGAAGGGGCGCAACGGGGGCAAGCCGCTGGCGATCTGCCTGGGAGAGGTGGAGCATATTTACAG GTACTGTCATGTCAATGTGCCAGAAGAGCTGCTCCGGGACCTCCTCCCAGGACCTGTGACCCTGGTATTGCAACGCTCAGAAGGACTCAATAAAGACCTGAACCCTTTCACGTCG TTGGTTGGCGTTCGTATTCCAAATCACGCTTTTATTAGGGAGGTGGCACAGGCTTGCTCAGGACCACTGGCTTTAACGAGTGCTAACATCAGTACTCGGGAGAGCACACTGACCGTCTCG GAATTCCAAGACCTTTGGCCTCAGTTATCCTTGGTCATTGATGGAGGTGCAATTGGAGATATCCAGAGTCCAGAGTGTCGTCTAGGGTCAACTGTGGTCGACTTGTCTGTATCTGGGAAATATACCGTTATTCGGCCTGGCTG TGCACTGACACCGACAGTTGAAATCCTGGGGAAGAAATATGGCTTGACATCAGAACCTTCTTGTTCGTGA